The Magnolia sinica isolate HGM2019 chromosome 3, MsV1, whole genome shotgun sequence genome includes the window CTAACAgggcttgaaaaagaatttggacatccttaggaGCATTGGGGTATGGTTTTGCATTACCACCTCAACATGACAAGTGTAAGCGAAAGCGATTAGTCTTGTTCACAAACTTTgcgccacacaaaccacacttaatcttcatttttccagactttggtggtgattcaactagggaagtatagtcccaaatgtttgtcgatggctcagatgacgacatatctacattcaatttttaataataaaaaaatcagaatattgataaataaattgaacttgatataggaacaaaaaaagcaatataaatgtatcaaaattcaaaaataaaagcaaatgaacaggcatatgtaaataaatatcaaagatttaaagtctTACAAACTACATTCCAAAAGGACAAAAACTTTCGTAATTGCAGttgcagtgaaataatattacagatcattcaacattcaaaaaaaattgaaaaactgcaaataattactgatctgcaggtagagactcgtcaggaatctcaatctcctcttcttcatcatcatcattcatatctcctcccCATATCGGGCGCAACCAATCTTGCATACAAATCAACGCTTCAATTGTATTTGGTGAAAGTGAGCTTcaatacttgctcacaaccctgctTCCTGTGCTGAATGTggattctgatgccactgttgaaattggtattgataatatgtcccgtgccatcacagataatgtagggtattttgatttACTAACCCTCATCTTCTATCATTCCAACACATTAAATTCGGATCGTACTACGATTGGCTCCTTGAAATACATTTCTAACTTTGATTCCTTAGTATCAACTCCCATTCGTGCTTGTGCCgagtatgatatgtattcatttagtaCATCTGGATTACTAGGTACAGAAATATCCGCATCTCTACTTTCTTCAACACCCGTTGCAGGTAAAGTATTAACATAcgatttgtacaaatcttcaagggcttAATGAACCTTAGACGTCTCTTTTGCCGCTCTTTCAGTAGGATaaagcttcatgaaaataaagctaaccaaccccatattacaacgatgatcaagaacaactgccaatgacatcaacagatgacattcgtcccagtatTTATCGAACTTCGTCTTTATATCAACTGTCATCTGGTGTATGAAATCTAGACCCGCACTGACATTTTTCTATAGaacatccttaatcttccaaagagacggGAGAAACAGATTCGCGGTTGGATACTGATTACCAGAAAAAATCTTCGTGTAATTGTAGAAAACTTTGGAAAATGTGTGAACTTGTTGTGCTTTGACCCAATCATCTGTGCTTGGCAACCAAGAATACGTTCTGTCACACGCCGCGTAATAAGGAAATGCAAGCTGTAATTCCATTGCCgcatctaacatttcataggtcgAGTTCCAACGTGTACAGATATCCAACTTCAATGTTTTTTTAGATGacacattcaaacgttggatgatgtcatttcatacactcagtctcgatggcgacccccttatatatttcacactttctcttatatTCTCTATAGTGTTGTCCATTGCTTtcaacccttcttgtacaatcaaatttacaatatgggcacaacatctgacctggaatatttttctttcaaaaaataaatttcctgtagCCCTGAACTGGTTACATAAGCATGAAACGACACTAACATTTGCtaaagcattgtctaaagttattgctgaaattttcttctcaatgtcccagccttctagacaactgtagatgcaatctgaaataagtaaaccagtatgtggaggaggaaggttgcggaagttcaaaattctcttgcatagTTTCCGATCCTTATCGACATAgtgagcggttaatgaaatgtatcattttctttgattggatGCTGTCCATAAATCAGAAGTCAAAGCTATTCTGATCACTGAAACCAAAACTTTtatcagtttcatcttctcctttgcgTGCATCTTCATGCTTTCTCTCTGCGCTGTGACGCGGGAGACATTCTCGGTTCGAAGGTTAAGGAATTGATAgaaagccctaaaccctttactttCTATCATTCTGAGAGATTTTTCTTCAAGAATCACTAATCTAACATACCACTCATTCAACTTCTCCttatcaaacttatgagtggacactacGCCTTAGGAGTCGTCCCCTTCTGACTTCGTAAATGACAGCATCCGTTGGCCGGGAGGAGGGAGTTttgctttcttaggacacgtcttcaAATGTCTAATTAGATGTGTCGTAGATCCTCCTTGAATCTTGCTGAATAACCCTTTGCAGTGATTACACTTTATTTTTTGTACGCCGTTAACTGTCACATCTTCGAAATCATCCCACActgctgatctcttcttcttccctttgcatgcAGTTGACGTGTGTCTCCCTTTACGATTAAAAGAGATGTGGCCGATGCACCCATTTCAGGGGTATTTGGACTTTCGTCTTAAGCAGttatctataaaataaagttaTCGATATATTATACGGTTATACCTAAGGTCTTAGACGGCTAGACGGCTAGACGAGCATAattacttaactgtctaaatcagtcacccattcaaggttggatagattgtaatgccttcaattttcaatttaaatgctacgccgaaattttggcagcatctccccttatctctccagaatatattaatattgtatttgattcccatgtcaatcatcaacaaaaagtgtggacatttgacgacggaaataaatacatgaaatatatctagagagaaaaaggagagacgaaaccagaacagacatatgcatttaaatttgaataaatgaagacattacaatctatctaaccctgaactattcaaaaagggacaatttgagagtTTCTATGTATCCAAgaacacactgaatctatgtctggcaacatagaaatcctcaaatgggcaactaattatcctatactacaaatCTACAACTAGAACAATATAAATAATTCATATCTATGTAAACAAAAGAGCATGCTGAAATTgacattcatcatctagctaactaataaaAAAATGTCAAATGAAAAACCAAAGGCATATCAAAGTAGTAGCATTCAATACTAACAAAGTAATAAGTAAACTGTCATTTATAAAGTAAATTAAGAAACATTGAAAACATAACTATTAGGGCATGAGACTTGAATAGTAGAGGACAataattaacatattaacaatttctatattaacgtATTTCTATAGTAacatatttctatattaacaatttatatatTAGCATAAATTagcaatttctatattaacatatatagcTAACATATTGCATATATAGCTAATATGCGTTTAGGGTCTTGATTTGGGCAGATTCTTATGCCCTATTTATAGTCTAATTAGGACAGATTTAAAGGTCATCATATGGCCCAATTTTGGACAATTTTTATGGCTCATTAATGGACATATATATGGCTGTTCAAGGGTCCAGATTTGGACAAATTTATGGACCGTCCAAAGGTCCAAATTCGGCCAGTTTTCTAGACCGTCTAGAGGTTCATATTTGGACGGATTTCTTGACCGTCCAATGGTCCAGAATTGGCCAGATTTAAGGCCATCTAAGGTCCATATTTTGGACAAATTTGTGGGCCGTCTAACAGTCAAAAAATTGGACAGATTTAAAGTCATCCAAGGTCCATATTTAGGCTTCATCCTTGCTGTCCAAAATGGACAGATTGTGGGCCCTTCTCATGGCAAAAAATTGGATAGATTTGAATATTTGATGCCAATTTCTCCATCCATCTTGAGCAGATTTGAATCACAAATCAAGGGtttcacttgaaaaaaaaaaaggaaaaaagaaaatttcagaATAACCAACGCATTAGGCatacaataataaaaagaaaaagaaaagaaagtatgtATAGGGACTCACATGTGCGTGCAGGGCAGGGACGACGGACGAGTGGCAGGGACCCTTTGCGGCACCGGACGAGTAGTAGGGACGAGCTGcggctagagctgtacatgagcagaCTAGTTGCGACACCGGACACCAGACGAGTGGCAGGGACGAGCTTTGGCATCGGACAGGGACACCGGACAGGCTGTAGGGACGAGTGGTAGGGTCTAACACCGCCAGACAGGGGACAAgggagtgagagagtgagagggaagaagagggagggCCGGACGGGCGTtggggcagagagagagagagagagagagagagagagagagagagagagagagagagagagagggtggaggGAAGGAGGGGGTTTTCGTTTTGAACGGGCGCCGTTTGAAAACGACCgaagtaggattttttttttagcgAGTTATATATACCGGGTACATGAGTTGAGTACGAGTCGAGTACTTCTCAACTCATACTCTACTCGTTTTCTAAACGAGCCTTATAAACCCGCTCGTACTTGGCTCAAAATCACACgagtcgagtacgagtcgagtTAAGCGAGTACTCGAGCCTTAGTCTACTCGTGTACAACTTTATACACAATAAAAAGTAGCAAGGATTGAATGTCCTATATTGAAACATTGGTGAGGcaacgaaagttttggattaaactaaaaattttatattttcaattcatcATAACAGGAAGTTCATCACAATAGCAACGACCTTACAAATGGTATGGATTGAATAAAAACATTAAAGGTGGACGAGGAAAGTTTCAAGGGACGGCATTTCCGCATCCACTTTTTCATGTTGTGAGAGTTTTTAGATCTGTCCCATTTTTGGTCTATGTGATAACATGATgtgacaaaatggatagacggtgtggatttctccctTGACATCATGAGTGGTCTCAACTGGTTTACTTTCGCATGCAGTCCCCATCCCGTATCATTCCTCCTCTCATAGTGACCCCTCGGCCCTCACCAGTACCGTCGGCCTCACAACTATGcaggtgttttatccatgtcgtccatccatttttttcaactcatttcaaGGCACGTGTCAAAAATTGAGACAGGTGGATCACTCCATGGTGATTGAACGACCATCGTTAAGAACTTTCCAGAGTATACtataatggttatttgccatgcaacctgatgattaggtcacacaaggaaaacacacaaatatcatgatcatccaaagcttttgtgcctCGATGAGCttttaacggtaggcgttcaatcaccattgtttcctacggtgACATTTggatcttgatctaaaacttccagcGGCcctaatcagtttttaatggtatgcgttcaatcaccactgtttcctatggtgggtccacctgacatttggatctacctatttttgggccaatgcggttaaatgagttggaaaaatagatggccggcgtggataaaacatatacatcatggtggggcgcacatccCCGACCAGTACCGGGTCACTGCCGAATCCGAGTCGCTCTCTCCCTTCTCATATCCACGTGCGTCTCACGTGACATAACAACAATGCGAGCAGCGTTTAGACATTTATACCCTTGCATCGGTTGTGGTAAGAGTCGTTTGTTGCACGTGCCATGCTCCTGTATCGCATCCAACGCTATTAGTTTACGCCTCTAAAGCTACTTGCGAGGGCAAAATTGTCCATCTGCCAATAGAAGAAACCTAGGGTTTCGGCATTTATATATTACCCTTCTCTAACAGCAGAAAGCCTTTAGGGTTTTGGAAGAACGATCGCGGAGAGGCTCCCAATCAGCTCTTCAACTCTCCAGGAAAAATGGTATGGTTTTTCCAATCCCAGATTTCTCCTACAGCTTCATTCGCTTCGAAATCATGTTCTCTGCATTTGAATCCACATTTTCCTTACTCAGTTTCTGTTTTTCCCCAAatttctttagattttggttttgatCGTTTTGCGTGCAACCAGGTTTccgttgtttgattttttttttttttccgtgttTTCGTTTAGTGTCGATTTACTGAAGATTCTGTTGTTTGGTGATGGATTTTCTTTCAATGTGTGGTGAGAAAGATGataagtttaggttcaggtttgaTGGTGCTGAGAATGGAGTTTCAGATCAGCGAGGAATTATTTTGTCCTGATTCTCAGCACCGTTTGATGGTGCTGAGAATGGAGTTTCAGATCAATGGCTGTTGTTACCATGCCACGCGTGTGGTGGCTGCCTGCGTGGAACTGGAGGATCGGTGAACTGTATGTTTGCCGTGATTCAGTATTTTCATAGTCCCTTATTTGAGATATGCATTTAGGCTTTGGTTTAAGTTATTGTTTAATGCATGGATAGGGTTTGATCTGAATTTCTTTTCAGTTTTTCTTGTTCATCTAGAAAGAGGGTAAAGGGCTGACCCAGGCATCAGCTCACAACAGGAGTTAGGAATCTTATTCTCCTGATACTCAGCAGATGTTCTTTTTGCTGGGGTGCAGTATTCTGTAGATCCAGGGACGGAGAAACTCAAATGAGCCTTTTTTCATGCCTATTGTAATTGATTGATTCTATATCTGTGTCTGGGTGTATGAGCCTCTTTTGTATTTTGGAACTTGTTTCCTCTTATTTAATTTATTACATTTTGGcacctcttcaaaaaaaaaaaaaaaaggttcatgCATATGGATATGGTGATAGGTTATTATCCCAATATTCTTAAGATTTTTACTAATTTAATGTGGGAATCATTTCCCCTGTTCATTCAATTTATATGGATTTTGATAGAACTGTTGTGGCTTAAGCTGTTTTTAGtgtttatctgttttttttttcatgggataTTTAGAATTTTGCATGCCTTCATTGGTTTGGAAACCTTTCGAAGgccatttaatttttatttcttctttgtttctagTGCTTTTGGTGCTGTAGATTTTTTTATTGATTGCCATTTCGTTGAttttataaagggcatttggAGTTATTTCTGTGTTTTTGAAGCTCCCTTTGATTTGGCTTAGCATATGCTGTCCTTGCTGTGTGCCCTTTATTTGCTCATCATCAATGGGATttatatctatttatttatttatttttacaactGCTTCGGTATATCTCAAGATGAGATTGGCTCCTATTATAGGCTTTGAGCTGTTTGTATTGATGGCTTTGACATCAATCTGACACGTTCACTTATGGGCAATATGTGGATGCCCAAACGATGTTGTACTTAAGTCagtattgctgctgctgctgctgctgctgctattgtTTCTAGTCACACTTTGGTTAGTCCTTTCTAGTTTTATAGACAAGGTTTTGTAGGGTTCTTGGTTAGATTTTACTAGCCTTTTCTTGTACAACACTACAACTTGACAAAATGAGAATGCTTATGAGAGTGTGAAAGTTTGTTAGGTCAAGCCCTTCGACTCCAATGTCAATGGAGTTCTCTTTGGTTTATCATATCAATTGGCATATCACCTTATACTTTTTCTGATTAGCTGATATTAAAACACTTCTATGTTTTaaggcctctctctctccccctcccccGGGCCTTGCCCCGGAGTTCTCTTTGGTTTATCATATCAATTGGCATTTCACCTTTTACTTTTTCTGATTAGCTGTGAACTGCTGCCATGAAGCCACTATACTTTGGCTTCAATCCTCAAATGATTATCTGGTGCATCTGGGTTTTGCTGATCTTGGACTCATTATCCATCTGGGATATTTAATTACATATTTTTAACTCGATGAAATACTGCAAGATTGGCATGCTTCCTGTGCTCATGTGCCAATGCTGCTGTAGATTGCCCTTAAATTTGCTATGGGTTTATTCCATTTAAATCCAACAATGTTTTCAATTTGTCTCAGGTCTTTGTGAAAGCCCAGAAATCGAAGGCTTATTTCAAGCGTTTTCAAGTGAAGTTCAAGAGAAGGAGAGGTATCCTTGTCCTGTCCAGTTGGTAGTTGTCAAAGATTGTAGGTATCATCAAGCTTTTGTTTGATGTCCCTATTTCCTTTTGCATGTACAGAGGGAAAGACTGACTACCGAGCGAGGATTCGGCTAATTAATCAAGACAAGAACAAATACAATACGCCCAAGTACCGCTTCGTTGTTCGATTTGTATCCAACAATTTGTCTAATTGCAGTTTCTGACTGAATTCTTTCTGGTGTACTTTGATGGCGTTTAGTGTTTATAATCTTAACGGTATACTGTAATTAGACCAACAAGGATATTATTGCGCAAATAACATCTGCTAGTATTGCTGGGGATATGGTTCTTGCAGCAGCCTATGCACATGAGCTGCCACGGTATGGGCTTGAAGTGGGTCTTACCAACTATGCTGCAGGTATCTGATTCATTGTTCTGTTACATAGTGTTTTGCATGGATTAAGAGGTTCACTGACCATTGCTGACATGAACATTAGCTTACTGTACTGGACTGCTCTTGGCTCGGCGTGTCTTAAAAATGCTCGAGATGGATGATGAATATGAAGGCAACGTGGAGGTACATCCCATGTTTGATTTTAGCTTTCCAAATTTGTTCTGGCCTTACTCTGATGTATTAACGTATAGCAAAAAATCTTTATTGCAGGCCACCGGTGAGGACTTTTCTGTGGAGCCAACAGAGAGCAGGAGGCCATTCCGCGCACTCCTTGATGTTGGTCTGATTAAAACAACGACCGGCAATCGTGTCtttggtgctcttaaggtatttctctctctccattcttttGCAGAATTGTTTTTCGGTTGTGAGTACAATTCTTGTAATCTCATCTACTTATCCCTTATTGGTCATACGATCGATCTATTTCAATTCCGTGCCTTTCATGGCGGTTCAGCATTGATCTATGAACTTGTGAACTGAGCTTCATTTTTCATAGGAACATCACCAACTAATTCCATTTAACTGATTTCCATGATATAGCTCCTTTACATCTGCCACTGTGATCATTGGTTTGCTTTGGAATCTTTCTGGTCTCAAACATCTCATTGAGTTTCATTGCCCAAGATTCTACAGTTTATTTGAtttattgaaaatattttagAGCATTCCTTGTATCTAATGCCTTGTCATCCCCTTAAAGCTATTTATTTCTGGCGTTTTTGGGTACATGCGAGCAAGGATAGGCTTATTCTGTTTCATTTTCTTATGCTATTAGTTAATATTAAAACTCTGGCTTAAGCTTGATCAATCATCCTGCGGTCCCAAAAAATGGCTTAGCAACCTTTCTTTTGCTCTCTTCATTCTGAAATATTAGACATACATCTCGTTATTTTCCTAACAAAAGCAGATTCTTTGGATTCTTGTTGGAAGTGTTAAAATTGTCCTGTTTAACTTGTATCTGGCTGAAGTAGTTcctcttttattttaatttttaattttttaccatTTGAAGCTGGGATGTGTTCCTTTCATTTTAGTCAAATCATTTCTGGTTGTGTAGCTGTTTTTCTGCATTCTGATAAACAGATGTGGTTTTGGGTTTTTGTTAGGGTGCCTTAGATGGTGGACTTGACATTCCTCATAGTGACAAGAGGTTTGCTGGTTTCAAAAAGGAGGACAAACAACTTGATCCTGAGGTTCACCGAAAGTATATCTTCAGTGGTCATGTTGCTTCTTACATGAGGGTTAGATTCAAAACTTGAACCTCTCCTCTAGGAAAATTCTGCTAGTGATTAAAATCACAGTACTGGATCCATGATAAGATTTGAACACATCCCACCAAGCCTCTAATAGACCTGCAATTTCTTTATTGTTAAATCGCCACTAATACGAATGAGAATTTTGCAGACGTTGATGGAGGATGAGCCAGAGAAATACCAGTTGCATTTCAGTGAGTACATCAAGAAGGGAATTGAGCCTGATGGCATTGAAGAGCTATACAAGAAGGTCCACGCTGCCATCCGGGCTGACCCCACTCCATTGAAAACAGAGAAAGCACCTCCAAAGGAGCATAAGAGGTATTGTCTTCTTGTTTTtttatcagctaagagatttatATACTTGGGCGCTGTTTCCATTTTCACATCCTGCATATAAATTTGTCAAGCAGGGTGTCCATCACAAGTCACGATCCTCAACACGTGGATGATGATGAGATCTAATTGCTTCCATTCACAATAACTGCCCCATAGTGATATATTTAAATGAAACTCCGGTTGTTAGTACAAGGTCAATGGAATCCGGACTATTGACCATTTTTTCATGTCAGTGGATGTACTGTGCCTCGAAATCTCGTGAATAGGACAGTCCCAACTTCTCTGTTTATGGCAACCAAACATTTAAAAAGATTAATACAGCAATGCtccacattcaattgaaaatGGTGCCAGATTAGAGGATATGTTCTTCCACTTTGGAAGATTTTTTACGCACGGTCTATCTATGGCAGGGGCCAACAGATCAATAGTCTGGAATCTCTGCTCTACAGGACCTTGTTCCATTAAACTCAAACTGCATATATTCTCAGGTTGAGAAACCACTAATTCCTCTGGGAATGACCTGCGAAAGTTATATGACTGGTATTGGTGGTTTTCACCCAATGTTTTAACTAGGGTTTTGCAAGTTATAGAAAAAATCTACTTGAGGTTCTTGCATATGGAGCTATAATCCTGTACTAATTCTTTGTACATTGTTACAGCGAATTCCCAAGAGGTTTGAGTGAGCCACCTGTGGTCATAGTGGACCATTGGATAGGAGGGCCCACTATGGATTGCACGCAAAGCTCCAATATCACCCTATCCAGATGATTAAAACATTGGATATAGGCCTGCAAAATGGACCATAAGACCATTTCTGCTCCTACCATCCGTTTTGCATGTCCATTGTCTGGTTGTCACTGTCCAATCTTTGTCACTCTAGGGTCGTGTACCATCTATGGTTAATTGTGTGGTCTTTGTCGATCATGGGTGGGTTGACTTGGACCCACAGCAGGAATTTGCAGACAACTGATATGAAGAATTCATCCTGATATGAAGAATTCATCCTGGATCATAGCTCATAATCAATGCATGACCCCTATAAAAGGGGATGCGATTACAGAGTGAATCCGATACCATCTTACAAGAAGGTGAAGGCCTCTTTCCACCATTTGGTAGCCAAGTTGGCGAGGAACTGTCTTTATAG containing:
- the LOC131240210 gene encoding large ribosomal subunit protein uL18z encodes the protein MVFVKAQKSKAYFKRFQVKFKRRREGKTDYRARIRLINQDKNKYNTPKYRFVVRFTNKDIIAQITSASIAGDMVLAAAYAHELPRYGLEVGLTNYAAAYCTGLLLARRVLKMLEMDDEYEGNVEATGEDFSVEPTESRRPFRALLDVGLIKTTTGNRVFGALKGALDGGLDIPHSDKRFAGFKKEDKQLDPEVHRKYIFSGHVASYMRTLMEDEPEKYQLHFSEYIKKGIEPDGIEELYKKVHAAIRADPTPLKTEKAPPKEHKRYNLKKLTYEERKAKLIERLNALNSAGGDDEDDDE